One segment of Sesamum indicum cultivar Zhongzhi No. 13 linkage group LG4, S_indicum_v1.0, whole genome shotgun sequence DNA contains the following:
- the LOC105160953 gene encoding ribulose bisphosphate carboxylase/oxygenase activase, chloroplastic isoform X2, with amino-acid sequence MAAAVSTVGAVNRVPLNLNGSSAGAAVPSSSFLGSSLKKVNSGYVPKVSSRNFKVVAEVDEGKQTSTDRWKGLVEDISDDQQDIARGKGLVDSLFQAPTGMGTHDAVLSSYEYISQGLRQYNFDNTMGGFYIAPAFMDKLVVHISKNFMSLPNIKVPLILGIWGGKGQGKSFQCELVFAKMGINPIMMSAGELESGNAGEPAKLIRQRYREAADIIRKGKMCCLFINDLDAGAGRLGGTTQYTVNNQMVNATLMNIADNPTNVQLPGMYNKEDNPRVPIIVTGNDFSTLYAPLIRDGRMEKFYWAPTREDRIGVCTGIFRTDNVPDEDVVKLVDSFPGQSIDFFGALRARVYDDEVRKWIGGVGVDNIGKKLVNSREGPPTFEQPKMTLAKLLEYGNMLVAEQENVKRVQLADKYLKDAALGDANKDAIDRGTFYG; translated from the exons ATGGCAGCCGCCGTCTCCACCGTCGGAGCTGTTAACCGTGTGCCA CTCAACTTGAATGGATCCAGTGCTGGAGCTGCAGTCCCCAGCTCATCCTTTTTGGGCAGCAGCTTGAAGAAAGTGAACTCCGGCTACGTCCCCAAGGTTTCTTCCCGCAACTTCAAGGTGGTGGCTGAGGTCGACGAGGGCAAACAGACCAGCACAGACAGATGGAAGGGTCTTGTGGAAGATATCTCGGATGACCAACAGGACATCGCCAGAGGCAAGGGTTTGGTCGACAGTCTCTTCCAAGCTCCCACCGGTATGGGAACCCATGATGCTGTCCTCAGCTCTTACGAGTACATCAGCCAGGGACTCCGCCA ATACAATTTTGACAACACCATGGGTGGATTTTACATCGCCCCTGCCTTCATGGACAAGCTCGTCGTCCACATCTCCAAGAACTTCATGAGCTTGCCTAACATTAAG GTTCCTCTTATCTTGGGTATCTGGGGAGGCAAAGGACAGGGTAAATCATTCCAGTGTGAGCTTGTCTTCGCCAAGATGGGAATTAA CCCAATCATGATGAGTGCTGGAGAACTGGAAAGTGGAAACGCTGGAGAGCCTGCGAAACTGATCAGGCAACGGTACCGTGAGGCTGCAGATATCATCAGGAAGGGTAAAATGTGCTGCCTCTTCATCAACGATCTTGATGCCGGTGCTGGTCGTCTTGGTGGAACCACACAGTACACCGTGAACAACCAGATGGTTAATGCCACCCTCATGAACATTGCTGACAACCCCACCAACGTGCAGCTCCCAGGTATGTACAACAAGGAGGACAACCCCCGTGTGCCTATTATCGTCACAGGTAACGACTTCTCCACCTTGTATGCTCCTCTCATCCGTGACGGGCGTATGGAGAAGTTCTACTGGGCTCCCACCCGTGAGGACCGTATTGGTGTTTGCACGGGTATTTTCCGGACTGACAATGTCCCAGATGAGGATGTTGTCAAACTTGTCGACTCCTTCCCCGGCCAATCCATTG ATTTCTTCGGTGCTTTGAGGGCAAGAGTGTATGATGACGAAGTGAGGAAGTGGATCGGTGGAGTGGGAGTGGACAACATTGGAAAGAAGCTCGTGAACTCGAGGGAAGGCCCACCGACATTTGAGCAGCCCAAGATGACTCTTGCGAAGCTGCTTGAATACGGTAACATGCTTGTGGCCGAGCAGGAGAACGTTAAGAGGGTGCAATTGGCCGACAAGTACTTGAAGGATgctgcacttggagatgctaACAAGGATGCTATTGATAGAGGAACTTTCTACGGTTAG
- the LOC105160953 gene encoding ribulose bisphosphate carboxylase/oxygenase activase, chloroplastic isoform X1, translating to MAAAVSTVGAVNRVPLNLNGSSAGAAVPSSSFLGSSLKKVNSGYVPKVSSRNFKVVAEVDEGKQTSTDRWKGLVEDISDDQQDIARGKGLVDSLFQAPTGMGTHDAVLSSYEYISQGLRQYNFDNTMGGFYIAPAFMDKLVVHISKNFMSLPNIKVPLILGIWGGKGQGKSFQCELVFAKMGINPIMMSAGELESGNAGEPAKLIRQRYREAADIIRKGKMCCLFINDLDAGAGRLGGTTQYTVNNQMVNATLMNIADNPTNVQLPGMYNKEDNPRVPIIVTGNDFSTLYAPLIRDGRMEKFYWAPTREDRIGVCTGIFRTDNVPDEDVVKLVDSFPGQSIDFFGALRARVYDDEVRKWIGGVGVDNIGKKLVNSREGPPTFEQPKMTLAKLLEYGNMLVAEQENVKRVQLADKYLKDAALGDANKDAIDRGTFYGQAAQQVNIPVPEGCTDPNATNFDPTARSDDGSCLYKF from the exons ATGGCAGCCGCCGTCTCCACCGTCGGAGCTGTTAACCGTGTGCCA CTCAACTTGAATGGATCCAGTGCTGGAGCTGCAGTCCCCAGCTCATCCTTTTTGGGCAGCAGCTTGAAGAAAGTGAACTCCGGCTACGTCCCCAAGGTTTCTTCCCGCAACTTCAAGGTGGTGGCTGAGGTCGACGAGGGCAAACAGACCAGCACAGACAGATGGAAGGGTCTTGTGGAAGATATCTCGGATGACCAACAGGACATCGCCAGAGGCAAGGGTTTGGTCGACAGTCTCTTCCAAGCTCCCACCGGTATGGGAACCCATGATGCTGTCCTCAGCTCTTACGAGTACATCAGCCAGGGACTCCGCCA ATACAATTTTGACAACACCATGGGTGGATTTTACATCGCCCCTGCCTTCATGGACAAGCTCGTCGTCCACATCTCCAAGAACTTCATGAGCTTGCCTAACATTAAG GTTCCTCTTATCTTGGGTATCTGGGGAGGCAAAGGACAGGGTAAATCATTCCAGTGTGAGCTTGTCTTCGCCAAGATGGGAATTAA CCCAATCATGATGAGTGCTGGAGAACTGGAAAGTGGAAACGCTGGAGAGCCTGCGAAACTGATCAGGCAACGGTACCGTGAGGCTGCAGATATCATCAGGAAGGGTAAAATGTGCTGCCTCTTCATCAACGATCTTGATGCCGGTGCTGGTCGTCTTGGTGGAACCACACAGTACACCGTGAACAACCAGATGGTTAATGCCACCCTCATGAACATTGCTGACAACCCCACCAACGTGCAGCTCCCAGGTATGTACAACAAGGAGGACAACCCCCGTGTGCCTATTATCGTCACAGGTAACGACTTCTCCACCTTGTATGCTCCTCTCATCCGTGACGGGCGTATGGAGAAGTTCTACTGGGCTCCCACCCGTGAGGACCGTATTGGTGTTTGCACGGGTATTTTCCGGACTGACAATGTCCCAGATGAGGATGTTGTCAAACTTGTCGACTCCTTCCCCGGCCAATCCATTG ATTTCTTCGGTGCTTTGAGGGCAAGAGTGTATGATGACGAAGTGAGGAAGTGGATCGGTGGAGTGGGAGTGGACAACATTGGAAAGAAGCTCGTGAACTCGAGGGAAGGCCCACCGACATTTGAGCAGCCCAAGATGACTCTTGCGAAGCTGCTTGAATACGGTAACATGCTTGTGGCCGAGCAGGAGAACGTTAAGAGGGTGCAATTGGCCGACAAGTACTTGAAGGATgctgcacttggagatgctaACAAGGATGCTATTGATAGAGGAACTTTCTACG GGCAGGCAGCTCAGCAAGTGAACATTCCTGTGCCTGAAGGTTGCACTGATCCGAATGCAACTAACTTTGATCCCACTGCAAGAAGCGACGATGGAAGCTGCTTATACAAATTCTAA
- the LOC105160992 gene encoding LOB domain-containing protein 25-like: protein MTGLSSSCGACKFLRRRCNDECVFAPYFCYEQAATHFAAVHKVFGASNVSKLLLHLPAHCRSDAAITISYEALARLHDPIYGCVAHIFALQQQVASLEDEIEITASQLMTDLGVDIATSTAPYATSNYLYFPTQSNITSNCSQQEGPPILHSGNASESQDWCSNMELQPPGTEYDISQGYFNSSTATETLPQPLDQDAYLLEELINQGYDLHPLWMKNAAP from the exons ATGACAGGACTTAGCTCTTCATGTGGAGCTTGCAAATTCTTGAGAAGAAGGTGCAATGATGAATGCGTTTTTGCACCTTATTTCTGTTATGAGCAAGCAGCAACTCACTTTGCAGCTGTCCATAAGGTTTTTGGGGCCAGCAATGTCTCAAAGCTATTGTTACATCTGCCGGCGCACTGCAGAAGTGACGCTGCCATAACGATATCTTACGAAGCCCTTGCACGTTTGCACGACCCTATTTACGGTTGCGTTGCTCATATATTTGCTCTACAGCAACAG GTAGCCAGCCTCGAGGACGAAATAGAAATCACCGCAAGCCAATTAATGACCGATCTTGGAGTTGACATTGCAACTTCTACAGCACCTTACGCGACTAGTAATTACCTGTATTTTCCTACGCAATCCAACATCACAAGCAATTGTAGTCAACAAGAGGGTCCGCCCATTCTACACTCAGGAAATGCATCCGAAAGCCAAGATTGGTGCAGCAACATGGAGTTGCAGCCTCCTGGAACTGAGTATGACATCTCTCAAGGTTACTTCAATTCAAGTACGGCTACGGAGACGCTACCTCAACCTCTAGACCAAGACGCTTATCTCCTCGAAGAGCTGATCAACCAGGGCTATGATCTTCACCCACTGTGGATGAAGAATGCAGCACCTTAA